Part of the Sphaerodactylus townsendi isolate TG3544 unplaced genomic scaffold, MPM_Stown_v2.3 scaffold_1252, whole genome shotgun sequence genome, AgtgttaagttctgtgtgtgctgaactttgttcttgctgaagagttctgtatagtattatagtcttttATAGaacagacttgtgtaaccttgcaactgctaaagtaaaaccttcctatggaaagaacatcttgcgtggagagtattcttttccaagaatggtagaaggttgcagtgagtgcaagaagactaatagaccttctcatcttaccagagtgactccgctttaaactctgctgatagattccccagccagggtctagctctgaggcTCTTCATCCACCGGATACTAAGCCAGAGAGGACCctgtcaccccccaccccacccccagagccCCAAGAGCAACACAGGAGGAGACTGCGTGCCAGTttacagcagaagcagcagcaggttagcagctatggggcgagtAGGATTAGATACAAAGTCTTTGCAGGAACCGGACTAGAGTAACTCAGCTGCAAGAGGTTTTagcactagagcagtgatggcgaaccttttagagaccgagtgccaggggcagagcgaggagaaactgcgcccggggcacgtgtgcgccctgtgcccctgccacacccccatctgcccccgccctgccctggaatgccccgaaacaccccgccacgcccccagaacaccctcactaTGCCCCCGCAGGGGAATGAGcccagtgcgtcgcgcacccctcactcccttggcgctatgccactgctgagtgcccaaactggggcaccGGCACACGTGCCCACCacgagggctctaagtgccacctctggcacgcgtgccacaggttcgccaccactgcactagagaaaGCTGCTATAAAGGAGAGGTTGCCACTGAGCTAGTTTGTGGCAGCAAAGTTGTGGTTCAGTTGGCAGGTCACCGTCTCTGCTTCGAGCCTCGCCTTGGTTCCATACTCTGCATATCCATTAAACAGCCGAACATGCTAACAGACTGTGTCTGTTGGTTCCTGTGAATCTTACACATTTAGTGGGATAGGTCGCCTGGGTACTGTATTTTGCTCATTTTTCTTATGCCAAACAGAgtttccaactccaggttgagaaattcctggctacttgggaggggagggtgaagAGGGCAGGGCTTCCGGAAGGACCCCAGCAGAGTATAATGACTTACAGTTCAtgtttcaaagctgccattttctccagggtaactgatctcagtcatctggaaatcaattgtaacagtgggagatctccaggtacccccTGGAAGTGGTCAGCACTACCCTCTGTACACCTGAACACTCCGAGGCTCACCTGATTCCCTGTTgccaactcagactggcagctgctctctttaCTACCTCCATTACCTGCAACTTTGTTAGCTAAAGagatagaatcatggaatcatagagttggaagagaccagaagggccatcgtccaaccccttgcaatgcaggaacacacaatcaaagcactcctgaccgccCAgtctctcttcaaaaacctcccaagaaggagactccaccacaatccgaggcagtgcattccactgtcgaacagccctgacagtcaggaagtttttaacctggatagctttaaaaggggcttggacagatttatggaggagaagtcgatttatggctaccaatcttgatcctctttgatctgagattgcaaatgccttaacagtccaggtgctcgggagcaacagccacagaaggccattgctttcacatcctacatgtgaactcccaaaggcacctggtgggccactgcgagtagcagagagctggactagatggactctggtctgatccagctggcttgttcttatgttcttatgttctttcctgatgtttagatggaatctcttttccttcacatttgaacccatgactcctggtcctagtctctggagcagcaggaaacaagcttgctccctcaccaacatgacatccctccaaaaatctaaacatggctattaggtcacctcttaaccttctcttcaccaaatgaaACATCCccggctccctaagtctctccttgtagggcagtggtggcgaaccgttggcactccagatgttttggactacaattcccatcagcccctgccagcacggccaattggccatgctggaaggggctgatgggaattgtagtccataacatctggagtgccaacggttcgccaccacggttgtagggcatggattccagaccttttgacCAAAGTGGAAGGAGAGCCTTACATCAATAGAGACAAAATCACAACGCTCACTTGTTCCTACAACCGTCTTCGCAGTCACACCCCACTAGGAAGTCCGAGCCGGTGTTGATGTAGACGCCCTTGCCCGGGATGCGCTCCTTGCTGTAGGCcacctggggcgggggggtgctGTCAATCTCGTTGACGCACGACAAGGGGACGTCCTCTTTCCCCTTGGTGATGTCGGCGATGTAGTAGAAGGGCTTGTAGGGCTGGAATTTGCGATCCACCAGGACGTAGGGGTCCAGGCAAAACATCTCCAGGAAGAGGAAGTCGCAGTCCGTCTCAAAGAGGTACCGCTCGATCTCGCCCATGCTGCGCAAGCACAGGCCGCAGGGCGTCTTGTAGATGACGTGGAAGCCCGTCTTGCGGTTGATGCGCCGGCGGGCCGTCATGCGGCGGAAGTCGTAGAGGAGCGGGATGAGGAGGGGGTTCCTGCTGCGGTACTGGTCGCTGCGGAAGGGGCGCACCCGCGACAGGCAAGTGTAGCTGCACACGTGGGGGAGGTAGAAGAGCTTCTCCACGGGGGCCTTGTAGGATGGCTCGTTGGGGAAACGGTCCAGGATGCTGTGGAACTGCTGGGAGGAGCTGCCGGCTGGTAGAGGGCCGGAAAACCTGCCgtgtggaaagggaagaagaagagtttggatttatatccccccccccccgttctctcctgtaaggagactcaaaggggtttacaacctccttgcccttcccccctcacaacaaacacgctgtgaggtcagtggggctgagagagctccaaagaactgtgactcgcccaaggtcacccagctggtgtgtgttggagtgcacaggctaatctacttccccagataagcctccacagctcaagtggcagagcagggaatcaaacccggttctccagattagagtgcacctgctcttaaccactacgccacgctgggaAGAGGGACAGCAACCAGACTGTACTTCAATCCAGGACATCAACCAAACCGGGGTTAAGGAAGATTTGCAACACTCTGGCACAATATCCCACTGACAGACAAGGTCGGCCAGGAAGAGT contains:
- the LOC125424864 gene encoding histone-lysine N-methyltransferase SETDB1-like, yielding MVLLKSGQLIKTEWDGTWWKSRVEEVDGSLVKILFLDDKRCEWIYRGSTRLEPMYSMKTSTASTQEKKQGGQMRTRPNVGAVRSKGPVVQYTQDLTGTSVQFKPVEQPPMPIVLSQPVSPQFIELDSPESQLAQSKKQQVAKKSTSFLRPGSVGSGPSSPPSPVLGEALSIGRTGVTQQFRFSGPLPAGSSSQQFHSILDRFPNEPSYKAPVEKLFYLPHVCSYTCLSRVRPFRSDQYRSRNPLLIPLLYDFRRMTARRRINRKTGFHVIYKTPCGLCLRSMGEIERYLFETDCDFLFLEMFCLDPYVLVDRKFQPYKPFYYIADITKGKEDVPLSCVNEIDSTPPPQVAYSKERIPGKGVYINTGSDFLVGCDCEDGCRNK